The DNA region ttccaggctgccttagcagcgtgaatcaaattgtgtgtaaggcagcatgggaacacccaggctatcaAGTTACTAAAATGTACCAGACGGTAACATCGACAGAGTAACAAATGTGGATTTTCTGGTTTAGCTGCTGACGTCTTGAGGGCTGGTGATAGCCTACGGAATTTGTGTTAAGAACAATCTGTGCACGGCTGGAAAGCAGCATATCAACTGTAGCCTGTAGTTCATCCTGATGAAAATATGAAGCCACCTTGAAAAACTGAACTGCTGTAAGTAATTTCCCCAAGTATTCAACGTTTTGTACACAGGTCATGTTCTGTTGATTGGTTACTGCTTTTTATTGTCCTGCTATTTATTAGCTTGGACAAAATGTGTGCGTAAACTTGTCTCGTTTTtcgattgtttttttttggagaggcTACTTGAACATTTCCAGTTTGTAGACCTAGGTTATAACCTATTGCACATATCAGCATTAGCCAGTAACACTGAAAGACTAAATGCCGTCATATCTGAAGCTGGCTCAACTATgagtgtgtctccctctctctcttagactGTATTCCCCCCCTCTTTGTTAGACTGTAATGTTATActattttagttttattttttaggatttATTTTAGCAATTAACAATAAACTGTATAGGTTGATGCTAAATGCTCAGTGACTTAGTACATGTCATGTTTAGTGCCACACCTATATTATAGTCTACCTTTGGTCTACTTGTCGTGACAGTCAGTCCTCGCTAGACCGCTTCAAGGTGTGTCTGATGCTACTGTGACAGAGTAGTGATGCAATGTGGCCAAGCGAGTTTTGTGACGGAATAAAATAGGCTCGTCCTATTCACCCTAGAATGAGACACACAGAGCCCTGTAGTTGGGCAGCATTACAGTGCACACAAAAGGAGACAAATGTACTTACACTGTACTTTTACTCTATGCACTTTTGATGTACTTTGCTTTTTAAAGAATATTTTGGGGGCTTTATCCTGGACAGTAAAAAGGAAGCAAGCGGGAGAGAGATGAGTTGGGATCAGGAAGTGACCCGGGTCGGACCCGGATGTGGCACTGTAGCTGTAGCCGCCAGATAGGCGTCTGTTAAGATATGTTAATTCATTTGAAATGTTGTATGTTAttgaattctgatgttttctcaTTTTATTATTGATATCAGGATGTAATTTAGTGTGACATTTCTTAGTACACTGTAGACCCTAGATGATATGTAgtttaattaggtgcatgtcactgTAAGGAGTTTAATTTTGGTTAAGAACGTGACTTATTAGATGATGTGTGGCATGAGATGTGAGGACTAAGTTCCACGGTTTTTCTGACCGTGTCAGTTGTGGCATTTAGTGTCACATTTGTCACAAtaagggtcattccgtgtcaaacaCACTTTCGGACCTCATCGGAACGGATTTTAACGAAACTTGGTATGCTGATTCAGTCATATGAGAAAGCCTCAGAAATGAATTTGCATgtttcttgcatcaatattaagggagattcagactaagaaagtttgcataaattggggtggggactatacatttgacttattgtatctcctttactgtaagtcacacagaaatggttcttaTGTCGTTTGAAAGCTCTTTCCTAGCTCTATCTTTTACATAAATGGCATACAATACCCAAAATGAAAGGTAGCTGAGTTATCAGGGATTATAATATTAAAAATTGAATAGCAAAAAAACCTATATTTtaaatttcttcattttttccctaaAGCTAGCCTGTACTGTCATTGACATCTCCTGAAAATTTGGTCTGTGGTTTTTGAGGCATTGCAGAGATATTGTGACCTGTGAGGTGGCATCACATAGGTTCCAGTCACTAATGGGCAGCTTTGACATGAAACTATTGCACAACACAGGCGTAACTAATTCAGTTAATTACGTTTTCAGCTATTCTGAATTTGCATTGATTCATtcagacataaaacattattttatgctTGGAATGACCCTTTCTTTATCCATTTTGTGTCAAATCACCTAGTGGCGGAaagtctccaaaaaaatctgaaaaaaaatcacaggtgtttgtagactaaacctatgcataactcttacatatactgtaagtgcatgcCAGTAGGGTTCACTGACAGGGCTGTTAGTCTGAAgtcagagtggagaggagggccGTTTGAACCGAAAGTTTGAGCTCGGTCTCACACACTGGTATTTTATTGCTTTTGAACAGCATGACTATTTCAGATCAGATCAAGTTACATGTAATTTATACTTTTGTTCTCTTTCTAAATAATAGTATACCTGGCTGGTGATTTCACAACAAATATGATCTGGACACCACAATGACCACAGCTGTGATGGAATCGCTGAGGAACACCCTGGACAACCTCTCAAAGGACGATTTCAAGAGGTTTAAGCACCATCTCCGGGATGCAGGAATCCCATGGGGAAGGCTGGAGGAGGCAGACAGATACGACACCGTGGACTTGATGGTGCAGAGGAACAGCATGGGAGCTGGGGGCGTCATGGTGACCATCTTGCAGAAGATGGCGTTCAACCAGCTGGCCATGGACTTGGAGAAGGATCTGGCAAAATGTAAGTGCATAGCTTACAGTCTATGAAGCAAAAGCTCCCTTTCGTGCATTTGGAAAGAAAtcaatgtatttattgtttgtttctctctttccttcctctgtTTACTATCTCATTGGTCATTATTATCTTTTCTTTTGGTCCCTTTCCTTTTGTCCTTCCTTTCATCTCACTACATttccctctcttactctctcctaCCATCATCTCTCTTTGCATGTCTTTGtccgctctctctcctgcttcttTCGTTCCCTAtccttccatctctccgtctcttagTGGGAGGTGAGCAATGTTCTCCAGGTCtggctggaggaggtggagggactAATGTGGATGCTGCAGCATACTCTGGGGGGATGGAGCAAGCTGCAGCCTTTAGTGGAGGAGAAGTGCCACTGATCGTCCCGGAGCATGACGGTGTCCACTCTCATCTTCAGATGGAACAGGTACAGAGCAAAACAACGGCCCAAGAACAGAACCATGTTCTCAGAACCATGCTGGAGAATAAAGGCACCGTGGCCCCAGAGAGGTCTCATGACCCTCCTCTGGTGGAGGATCTTCAGTGTTCAGCAGCGAGCCCAGCAGTGCCTGAGCCACAGCAAGTAGGAGGTAAGGACCTTATATGTCAGCTGCATCACCACTGTGTCCTGTTGTATATCAACTATCAATTTGTTATTATAGTACCAATTCATGCTGCATATTTTGGCCAGTTCTTCTGTCATATCCGGTTGTTACATTTACCAATTACGTAAGGGACAGTAATCCTCATTCAAAAGTCAACATTTTGCAGTTCTCTTTGAAATCGAAATAATTAAAATGGCCTCTTCAGATGAAGGTATCATATGCAATATATAAACAACAAGCATTTCCCAATCTCAGCTTATTacatttgatttgtgttgtcTTCACAAAGATGCTGCAAAGACAGTTATAAAAACATCACTTAAACTGAAGCTTCAGAACCATCTGAGCAAGTTTTCTACTGTACATCAAGATGGTGAAAAGTACAGTGTACAAGACACGTACAGTGAACTTTACATCATAAAGGGCCGCACTGGAGGAGTCAGCAATGAACACGAAGTGGCAACAATTGACATGAGACAGATTGGGGCTAGACCATGCTTTGAAGACGAAAAAGTCAAGCTGGCAAACATATTCACAACCAAGTCTGGAAGAGTTTTGACTTTAGGAATTGCTGGTGTGGGGAAAACTGTTGCTGTGCAGAAGTTTGTAATGGACTgggttgaagaaaaaaacaatcaagACATAGACTTTATCTTTGTTCTTTTATTTCGAGAGCTGAACTTGAAGAAAGGAGAAAAGCACAGTCTCTTTGATCTTCTTCTGTCATTCTACCCAGACGTCAAAGGTTTGAAAGATTTCCCTGAAttttttgaaagcaaaattCTCTTCATCTTTGACGGTTTTGATGAAAACACACTCAATCTGGACTTTAAGAAGTGGATCTCTGAACCTGTCAAAGAATCAACAGTGGAAATTCTCATAACAAGTCTAATAAAAGGTATGCTTCTGTCCTCTGCACTCATCTGGGTTacaaccagaccagcagcagccagtctGATCCCAGAGGAGTGTTTCAACCTGTTGACAGAGGTGCAAGGATTCAATAATGATCAGAAAATGGAGTTCTTTCAGAAGAATATTAAGAAACCAGAAAATGCCAAGAGAATCATTGATTATGTAAAGAATAACAGGAGCAtccacatcatgtgccacataccAGTATTCTGCCGTATCATAACGAGTGTGCAAAATGAAATACTGAAAGGCGaaaacacaaatgaaccaacCAAAACTTTGACGGAAATGTATGCACTTTACAGTGTCTCTCAGATAAAAATAATGAATGACAAATACTTTCATGAGAAGATGAGAGCTGAAAAAAAGGGGCAGTTCCTGGTTCTGCTTGGAAAATTCGCTTTCGAGCATCTTGAGCAAGGCAGATTGATATTCTATGAGGAGGACCTGCTAAAGTGTGATATTGATGCAAATGTTGTAACATTGCAGACTGGAGTTTGTACACAGATATTCACCGTTGAGAGTGCAAAAACTGGAGTGAACATGTTTAGCTTCGTGCACCTAAGTGTGCAGGAATTCTTGGCAGCTCTTTATGTTCTTAATGAAAAAGTTCAAAGGAACAGGAACCCCCTAGTCAAGACAATGAAGGAGAAGATCATCTGGCGATTCAACCCGTCCATGTTTGACCTTTTCAGATTTGCTGTAGAAAAGGCCCTGGACAGCAAGAATGGAAAATGGGATCTTTTTGTGCGTTTCCTCTTCGGCCTGGCTCCAATGTTGAAACCTGGAAACCACTCCTCTTTGCATGTGCTGCTGCCACATTTATGCGTCAGTGAAGAGAGCATCCACCAAACAGTTGAATACATCAAAGAGAAGATCAGGAAGAAAGACATCTCATCAGAACGGACCATCAACCTCTTCCACTGTTTGAATGAGCTTGGAGACAAGTCAATGGTTGATCAGATTAACAGGTAATTAATAGATATATTCTGCACTTAATTAAGCCCTGAATGTGGCCTAGGCTATTCAGCCACTTACACTGTATCTCAATCCCTGGCACATTATGAGATATGCTAGCAACAGTACCTGCTTTACATTTGAACCTTCTTGCAAGGCTGCTTCGCATGCTGGCACAGTACTCTGTTAATCATGATCTAGACAATTCATGAATGTTCATATTACCCACAATGTTCATATTATCCACATTAACAATATGTACACTCTtggaaccatttaataccactgatattgttataaacatttgcgctcattggatagacctaaaCAAACAGAGCAATGAAATAGCCTATAGCTCATATATTTTGGTCTTTTTAAGAATGTAATTTAGCAGTCAGTATCTTGTACACCCGATAGCAAAATCTAACACAATGACATAtcgtatgtactgtagcagggTAGACTATTTGGGAAACATTTCCCTtccttcatttttaaaaatgattccTTTAAACTATAGGCTACCACAAACATACAATGACCAGCTGGGGAAGGGTGTCGcaaacccaacgagcaaacagacatttcaacCAAAAGggaacaaacatgcaaacatgctgttttacccTGATGAAAGTGAAACCAGAGTTTTCCCACATGTATCCATGTTGGCCTAAGTTTTCAGAAATAACCATGTGATCTTTTTTTCATGTAcatgaaaggccaaactgcatggaaataataggcacagcgtttctgttgcaaacaAAATGGTGTGCTCTGCTCTCAGATGACGTCATAGACGATGCAACTCTTGCTCATCCGTCCATCATCGTAAATAGCCTgccctgacaatttgattggtccaaGCTGTAATGTATCTAGCACAGTAGCACCACAACGGAGAAATGCCAGACCAAACTTCCcgacctcaaatgttgtgggtGGGGCTAGAGTTCCATTGGCACCCAAGTTAGCATTAATGTCCACgtcaaattaaattaaaattcaAATTAAAAAGAATAGAAATATGGCAGCGTGCAAAGCACAAAGAGGAGGTGTCTGGGGATATAGTCAGCAATGTTgtactgtgaaatgtttttccCATTTTACAATACAGCATATTCTGTATGGCTGGTATGTTTATAAACACCTGAATATTAATCTGATGATTCAAAAACGACTTCCCTGGTAAAAACATATAATAACTTTACTTGAAATGTATTTAACATGTTCATGGCTCAACATTTGTATTGCTTCATTGTAGAGAGGGATTTGTTGCGAAATAAAGTTAATTTGTGATGATTGTAGATTTGTCAGAAATAGTATGACGATTGTGTTTGTCTATTCTGTTACCCAGGTACTCAGCAGATGAGGAGAAGATCCTGACTCCAGCCCAGTGTTCAGCTCTGGCTTATATACTGCTGACGTCAACAGAGGACTTGGAGGAGTTTGATCTGAAGAAATACCTGAGATCAGAGGAAGGGCTCCGTCGAATGCTTCCTGTAGTCAAAGTCTCAAGAATAGTTTGGTGGGTATATCCTTGGTATTTcaaattagatagatagatagatagatagatgaggggagggagggaagaccCTGTGATGAGATCCAGATCACACTATTCCAACTGCACTCAATTTTCCAGTCCCTGCCCTAGCTGACAATCATTATTAGCAGATGTAGCAACCAACACAGATTCATAGTGGCAACAAAACAATCACACACCGTAACAATCTCCCCCAGTTACTCTCCTCACTGAACATCAGCTCTCAGTTAGGTCTGATCAATCTACAGTACCTGCTGCCATAACACTGTCCAGCACACCCCATACTCACAGGCAATCATTTCTAAAGTGCCCATAGTTGCAGAAACAACCATTCATGGAAGGGCAGAATAATATCAAATGTGTTCATAAAATGTGTTTTCTAAACAGGCTGAATCACTGCAAGCTCTCTCAAACAAGCTGTCAAGTTATGGCACCAGTGCTGCAAAGGACACCATCCCATCTGAGACAACTAGACATGAGTggcaatgacctgcaggatgaaggagtgaagctgctctgtgtgggactaagagaaccacaatgcaagctggagacactgaggtcagttatAAGACATGCAATGCAAAATATTATTTTACCCAACCATTTAGCAAGTATTACATGTGACATTGGCTAATGACTGTGattctctttgtttttttcttccacaaaaataaataatttgttaCATGTttgaacagacagagacagacagacagacagacagtcagatagatacagtagatagatagatagatagatagatactgtagatagatagatagatagatagatgatttAATCATCAGCTACAGGTGCGTCAACAGCAAACCAGTGAGTGGATTCAGGGGGACGTGGCCTACGTACATACAACACTGGGGAACAGGGAGGgagacccactcacacactgtaacaATCTCCCCCCAGTGCCCTTTACTCTCCACACTGAACATCAGCTCTCAGTTAGGTCTGGTCAAGCTACAGTACCTGCTGCCATACCACTGTTCAGCACACAGTCACCCAATACCCACAGCCAATCAGTTGCACACAGTGTAAAAAAGGTTCAAAAGGTGAAATTCAACAACAACTCTTCAGAAATTGTGTGTCAGTTACAAGACATGTAACGCAATATATTATTTTACCCACCCTGAACtgcactcacatttttattgGCAGCAGACGTAGCAACCAAAACATAGTATTTTTTTTAGCAATGTGACTCTAGATTTGTCCATCCACAATCTGAAATCCTGTTATGTCTTTTCATATGCTATctgggtaggcctacagtatatactgtacatgttagcTCTTGTATTCATATGAGaacatgtgcagttcatgaagGAATAAAACATCATTGTCCATGTTAAGAGGAATTTAACTCTTTAGAACTGACCATGAGCCCCTGTGCACAGGACAACATGCTATAGCATTaacattttttgtatttttgtgttttattctTTACACATTCATACAGTCACAAGTTAACATAAGTAGCATAGGGCTGGTTATGAGGATATGAAAGTGCTAAGCAAAAAGGTGCATACAGGTATTCATGGAAGTGCAGAACAGTGTCATATCACACCATCACAACATGATAGGGCTGAATGAGAGGATATGAGAGTGTTATGCAAAAAGATGCATATATGTATATTCATGGAGTGCACAATGGTGTCAAATGTGTGAATCAACTACATTTTCTAAACAGGCTGAATCACTGCAAGCTCACCAAAACAAGCTGTAAAGTCatggcatcagtgctgcaaAGGACACCTTCCTgtctaagagagctggacatgagtggcaatgacctgcaggatgaaggagtggagctgctctgtgtgggactaAGAGATCCCCAATGCAAGCTAGAGACACTCAGGTCAGTTATAAGGAATGCAATGCAATATATTATTTTACGACCTGATTTTGTTTCAGCAAGAGAAGCCTATGGGTGACACTTTTTTCATCCACAAGCTGAAATCCTCCATCCATTTTGTCTTTACATATAAAAATGACTGAATttgcatatttatatattttcataTAATGAGGTCAACTCCTGTTTTATAGGCTCTCAGGTTGTATGATCACAcatgagggctgttctctcttgtcctctgccctcaaatcaaacccctcctacctgaaacagctggatctgagctacaatcacccTGAAGACTCAGGTGTCAGCGAGCTCACAGACAGATTGAATGATCCCAGCTGTAAACTAGAGACTTTGGGGTGAGTGGTTGATGTTTAACATTTTAATCTTAGATGACACACATCCAAAAAATGAGTGTAGTGGTGGTTCTTGGGACACTGACAGTTGCTGACGGCAAGGCTCGGGGGATGGGAATGGAGATTTATTATGAAGGTAAAAGTAATTTCCCTAAGAGCACCATCTTACCCTGGACCATTAATGGAGATACATGTTCTTACTGTATGTTTCCCAGCTGAATTTACTGATAAGGACATTGATTTACTGACATGCATACGCTATGACAACTGTGTTTGACAACTGAGTTTCTAAGTCAGTGTTTGGAAGGCAGTCTCATATTTTTGGATGACTAGATTCACTTTATTAATCCCCAAAGGGCAACTAATTTGCTACCATGGGACCGCATACAGCAACAGGGCAGCAGCAAGACAAAGACAATACGATGTAcaacatacatatactgtacaatgaaTACTTATAATACGCCAGGCATAGACACTGAAAGAGTGCAATAGTCACCACATCACTGATATGGTGAGGAAagtgttggtcca from Sardina pilchardus chromosome 1, fSarPil1.1, whole genome shotgun sequence includes:
- the LOC134086228 gene encoding NACHT, LRR and PYD domains-containing protein 12-like (The sequence of the model RefSeq protein was modified relative to this genomic sequence to represent the inferred CDS: added 36 bases not found in genome assembly), with translation MTTAVMESLRNTLDNLSKDDFKRFKHHLRDAGIPWGRLEEADRYDTVDLMVQRNSMGAGGVMVTILQKMAFNQLAMDLEKDLAKLGGEQCSPGLAGGGGGTNVDAAAYSGGMEQAAAFSGGEVPLIVPEHDGVHSHLQMEQVQSKTTAQEQNHVLRTMLENKGTVAPERSHDPPLVEDLQCSAASPAVPEPQQVGDAAKTVIKTSLKLKLQNHLSKFSTVHQDGEKYSVQDTYSELYIIKGRTGGVSNEHEVATIDMRQIGARPCFEDEKVKLANIFTTKSGRVLTLGIAGVGKTVAVQKFVMDWVEEKNNQDIDFIFVLLFRELNLKKGEKHSLFDLLLSFYPDVKGLKDFPEFFESKILFIFDGFDENTLNLDFKKWISEPVKESTVEILITSLIKGMLLSSALIWVTTRPAAASLIPEECFNLLTEVQGFNNDQKMEFFQKNIKKPENAKRIIDYVKNNRSIHIMCHIPVFCRIITSVQNEILKGENTNEPTKTLTEMYALYSVSQIKIMNDKYFHEKMRAEKKGQFLVLLGKFAFEHLEQGRLIFYEEDLLKCDIDANVVTLQTGVCTQIFTVESAKTGVNMFSFVHLSVQEFLAALYVLNEKVQRNRNPLVKTMKEKIIWRFNPSMFDLFRFAVEKALDSKNGKWDLFVRFLFGLAPMLKPGNHSSLHVLLPHLCVSEESIHQTVEYIKEKIRKKDISSERTINLFHCLNELGDKSMVDQINRYSADEEKILTPAQCSALAYILLTSTEDLEEFDLKKYLRSEEGLRRMLPVVKVSRIVWLNHCKLSQTSCQVMAPVLQRTPSHLRQLDMSGNDLQDEGVKLLCVGLREPQCKLETLRLNHCKLTKTSCKVMASVLQRTPSCLRELDMSGNDLQDEGVELLCVGLRDPQCKLETLRLSGCMITHEGCSLLSSALKSNPSYLKQLDLSYNHPEDSGVSELTDRLDDPNCKLETFRYDHGGEFRIKPGPRKYACELTLDPNTACDHLSLSEGNRKVTRVSEEQPYPDHPERFDRWVHVLCREGLTGRCYWEAEWSGDKANIAVAYKSIQRKGRSDDCAFGQNTKSWMLQCSSDGYSAYHNNKRTAIPAPSSHSSRVGVYLDWPAGTLSFYSVSSNTLTHLHTFHSTFTEPLYPGFAVWPDSSVSLCHIT